From one Candidatus Poribacteria bacterium genomic stretch:
- a CDS encoding dihydrodipicolinate synthase family protein — translation MKGRFEGILTPTITPLDEKERIDELGFVRHLNRLIDNGVHGIYLLGTSGEFTTLTNAERQRAIEIAANTVGGRVPIICGVMDSSTQRVVQNIEIAQEFKIDAVAATPPYYYPSISNADIVDFYKTIAQSTDLPVVIYNIPVMVKTAIPPEVVRDLAESVENIVGIKDSSGDWTNFLKMLAYLEDNEDFSIMLGSYTLAGGAILFGAAGAVISISNVNPKTSVQLYDAAKAQQIDEVHRLQKQILELSKLYGYGAAISCLKACMELLGVCSHYTTSPLLPVADAARGELRDLLTKHGLI, via the coding sequence ATGAAGGGAAGATTTGAAGGCATTCTGACACCAACGATAACGCCTTTGGACGAAAAAGAGCGGATTGATGAGTTGGGATTTGTAAGACATCTCAACCGTTTAATCGATAACGGTGTGCACGGCATCTATCTGCTTGGCACTTCAGGAGAATTCACAACGCTGACAAACGCGGAACGTCAACGCGCAATCGAAATCGCTGCCAATACGGTCGGTGGGCGCGTCCCGATTATCTGCGGTGTGATGGATTCAAGCACCCAGCGGGTCGTCCAAAATATTGAAATCGCACAGGAATTTAAGATTGATGCTGTTGCGGCGACGCCACCCTACTACTACCCATCAATCAGCAACGCTGACATCGTCGATTTCTACAAGACCATCGCTCAAAGCACGGATCTGCCGGTGGTTATCTACAATATCCCGGTGATGGTGAAGACAGCAATCCCGCCGGAAGTTGTCCGTGATTTAGCGGAGAGTGTGGAAAACATCGTCGGAATTAAGGATAGCTCAGGGGATTGGACTAACTTCCTCAAAATGCTTGCCTACCTTGAAGACAATGAGGATTTCTCAATCATGCTCGGTTCTTATACCTTAGCGGGTGGAGCAATCTTGTTCGGGGCAGCAGGAGCCGTTATTTCAATCTCCAATGTCAATCCGAAAACTTCTGTTCAGCTGTATGATGCCGCGAAGGCACAGCAGATTGATGAAGTGCATCGCCTGCAGAAACAGATCCTTGAACTGAGCAAACTCTACGGCTACGGCGCAGCAATCAGTTGTCTGAAAGCCTGCATGGAACTGCTCGGCGTTTGCAGCCACTATACCACCAGTCCCCTCCTGCCGGTGGCTGACGCAGCGAGAGGTGAGCTACGGGATCTGCTGACTAAACATGGACTAATTTAA